The genomic region TCCTTTCCATACTTCTCTTCCAGCTGCGGAATCGACTGCAAACCGATGTGAGCGGAGATATTGAACCCGCGCATCACGGGAGCCCAGCGGTTCATCGGCACCGGGCAGATCGTAGCCAACTCATCGAGCACCATCGTCAAATGAGGCTCTAGCCGCCCCTTGGGCATCTGTGAGGCCCGCTTGCGGGTTTCGTCATAGAGCCACCCCACGAAGGCGGTGAACAGCGGCGTGATGGCGTCGTAGTCCTTCTCCTCGGCCAGCAGGTACAGCGTGGAGGCTTGTGAGAGGAAACGGTCGATATCAAAAGATTCCTTGCCCGGTTTCACGTCGACCAGGTTGGCTGCATCGGTGGACAACCATTTGACAGCATTGGTAATTGTCGTTGTGGTTGACGTGGCTGTGTTCGCATTCGTGCCGAGCCATTGTTCCAGGTCAGCCATCATGGCGCGTTCCTGCGGAGACTGGCTAATCAACTCGCGCAGCTGATCTTGCATCGTCTCGGAATCTTTCGCGCGGCCAACCCAATCACTGACGATGGCTACCGGGAGGCCGCCCAGCGCGGCCGCGTGCAGGTAAATGCCCAAAATACGGACACCCTGGCTTTTCCAAAATTCTGCGTCTCCAACGTTGGAGGAGCCCTTGGCTCCGGCCATGAGGTAGCCCGCGCGGGTCTGAGCCACTTGCGGGTTTTTGCACCCTGCCAACATGTCCCATTTGATGGTGGAGGCGAATTGAGGGCCGCCGATGGTGTCGGGGTTGAAGATGTCAACTGGCCCCACTTCCTCACGCAAGTCTTTCGTCTCCGCGATGAGGTCAACTTTCATGCTGGTAACCACTACCGGGTTGTCCTTCGCATCCAGCAGGATATTGGCCAGCCAACCGGTTTTACCGGTTCCCGCTTGCGCGATGATGGCAGTCATACGCTCAATAGAGACGTATAGCCAACGGCGTCCCAACCAACCCTGAATACGTACCAGGCGTACCGCGAACCGATCGAAAGGTACTTGCAGTCGCTCCCAGAAACTCAATGTCGCTAGGGAGGGCCGAACCACTTTCATCTGGCGAAACATCTTGACATAACCCAGGGTGCGCACCATATCCAACGGTGTTGCCCAGCCACCACGAAGGCGCATCTGCCGCGCTTTTTCCGCATGAACGCGCGCGGCAGAGCGAAGACGGGTCCGGTAGACCACCACACCTGCAACCGTGACCGGCGGCAACGCCAGCAGCCACACCGCACTGAAAATCAACCAGGCGAGCAGCTGGAGGGCCACGGCGGCCGCTGTGGCCAACGTGGCCGGGTAACGCACCTCCCGCCACAGACCTCTAGACTTAATTTCTGACATGACAATCCAATCTGTGTTATGTCTGGCCGGGGGCGGTGCAGCAAACATGCGCCCCTGGCCCATTAAATGTGAATGATCTTGCGCCGGTATGACCCTAACGATGCTCCATGATCACCGTCAAGGTCGCTACCAGCAGAAATAGTTTTGTGAGAGTTAGTCACTACGTGGGGTTGTCTCAATGCGACGTAGGCGAGGGCCTTGACTAGCTGAGGCAGCTGCCGCCGCATTCTTGCGTTGTTCCCGCGCCCACTCCGAGGCATACCGCCGAGCAGAATCCCGGCTGACCTCAGCAGACACCACAGTCAAACCCAGCTCAACGAGCGTGGCTGTTGAGGTCTCCCCCGATACTTTGCCCTCGCTAGCCAGTACATCCCAGGTCGCGCGCAGCTGCTCCTTGCCCGTCATTGTTGGCTTCACTGCCAGGGCCGCATTCCCCGCCGAGGGAGGAGCCTGGTTAGGGTCCAACCCCGCTCGCTGCGTAGGAGTCCGAACTGGAGCTGGAGGAGCCGAGGACGGCCGCTCCGTGACTACCGGTGAACCCATGGACGCCGTTGAGCTCGCCCCTGAGGCAGGTGCGGGAGTTTTTGGCCCGCCTGAAGCGTTGCTATTTCTTATCTGGTTGATTTTGTGAGCTAGCGCCTCGGCCCGCTCAGCGTCAGGACGCAGCCGGCCTACCTCCTCTTGCAACTGCCGAATTTGTTCGCCAGCATCAGATTTCAATGCCTCAACCTGGTTGCGGAAGCTCTCAATTGTTGACGAATGCAACTCTTCAAGTTCCTTAATACGCTGTTCAGCGGTGACCAGTTGCTCTTTCGCGGCCGCGCGCACCGACTCCAGCTCGTTTTCGTGGGTAGCTGTGAGAGTTTTAATCTCCTCACTCCGCCCTTGTTGTGCCGCTTCAATGGCATCCTGAACTGCCGCGTCAGGGTTGGTGCGTTCCCGCACCAGGTACATCAAGACCAGCTGGTTACGTACCGCGTCCAACACCTCATCGGTGGCGCTTTGTGACCAGGACACCAAGCGCTTCCCCGCCAGAGCTCTACGCCACGGCAGCCGCGACGTGTGGTGGACATGGGCAAGCTTGACAAGTTTGCGCTTCAACCACTCCTCATTGGTGTCTTCAACGTCGCCATCATCAGGCTCCAACCAGCCCCAATTGACCATGAGCCGTTCAGGGGTCCACCGCCAGCGAGTGTTCTTCTTCGAGCGCTTGACATCGAGCGCAATGCGATCCTCAGTCAGATTGGCCCACCACAGCGCGGCCGCCGCCACACCGATGCCGAACCTAAACCAAAACGCATACGGGGCTTCCTCGCTGAGCCCGACAAGAATCCCGGTGGAAATCGCGATGATCCATACCGCAATCCCAGGCCAGCCAGTGCGTCCGTTGGCGAGAACTTTCCGATTCCCGTCCTCGTCAGGTTCGCCATATTCAATAGTGGCCTCAAGGCGTTTGAGCGCCTTGGCAGCGAAAAACAGGACCAGGCCCTCAATCACGAAGAACAAGCAGATTTTGAGACCAAAGGGCATATCGAAAGCCCGGCCAAGCAGTCCCCACACACCGTGCGACTGATAGACCAGCACCATGAGCGTGACCGTGTTGGCAATCCAGCTGTCGATACGACCACGGATTTTAGCCACTATCAGTGTGATCATCAGTATGACCAGCACCGCTGCGCCTAGTGACGTTTCAATCAGGTAGCCGTACACGTCCCACCACGCGCTGAACTCATCAACAGTAGGCGGCCCACCTTCGAACAATTCAGGCATATTACTGGAGACCTCCAGTTAGGGGGGTGGTCGGCATCGTCTCGACATGCCGATGATCATTGGGGGCAATCAAGATCGTATCGCGGCTCATGGAACTCCGTTCCCTCTCGCATCCCTGTCACTCTGGCTGAGGC from Natronoglycomyces albus harbors:
- a CDS encoding type IV secretory system conjugative DNA transfer family protein, encoding MSEIKSRGLWREVRYPATLATAAAVALQLLAWLIFSAVWLLALPPVTVAGVVVYRTRLRSAARVHAEKARQMRLRGGWATPLDMVRTLGYVKMFRQMKVVRPSLATLSFWERLQVPFDRFAVRLVRIQGWLGRRWLYVSIERMTAIIAQAGTGKTGWLANILLDAKDNPVVVTSMKVDLIAETKDLREEVGPVDIFNPDTIGGPQFASTIKWDMLAGCKNPQVAQTRAGYLMAGAKGSSNVGDAEFWKSQGVRILGIYLHAAALGGLPVAIVSDWVGRAKDSETMQDQLRELISQSPQERAMMADLEQWLGTNANTATSTTTTITNAVKWLSTDAANLVDVKPGKESFDIDRFLSQASTLYLLAEEKDYDAITPLFTAFVGWLYDETRKRASQMPKGRLEPHLTMVLDELATICPVPMNRWAPVMRGFNISAHIGLQSIPQLEEKYGKEAAKIILDNVFAKMYLGGITDTNLLKDLSLLFGEVSVTEYNPAHQRHDVVRRPVLAPDRIRDLDIGEALLVVTGLSGAATGRITPYWERKDYKALQRQKRKDARKQRKIKSLPQGTIPKQIEKSPSEQPQASGHDQAVTASSVEQWMATQRDAGKGN
- a CDS encoding coiled-coil domain-containing protein codes for the protein MPELFEGGPPTVDEFSAWWDVYGYLIETSLGAAVLVILMITLIVAKIRGRIDSWIANTVTLMVLVYQSHGVWGLLGRAFDMPFGLKICLFFVIEGLVLFFAAKALKRLEATIEYGEPDEDGNRKVLANGRTGWPGIAVWIIAISTGILVGLSEEAPYAFWFRFGIGVAAAALWWANLTEDRIALDVKRSKKNTRWRWTPERLMVNWGWLEPDDGDVEDTNEEWLKRKLVKLAHVHHTSRLPWRRALAGKRLVSWSQSATDEVLDAVRNQLVLMYLVRERTNPDAAVQDAIEAAQQGRSEEIKTLTATHENELESVRAAAKEQLVTAEQRIKELEELHSSTIESFRNQVEALKSDAGEQIRQLQEEVGRLRPDAERAEALAHKINQIRNSNASGGPKTPAPASGASSTASMGSPVVTERPSSAPPAPVRTPTQRAGLDPNQAPPSAGNAALAVKPTMTGKEQLRATWDVLASEGKVSGETSTATLVELGLTVVSAEVSRDSARRYASEWAREQRKNAAAAASASQGPRLRRIETTPRSD